Proteins encoded by one window of Ramlibacter tataouinensis:
- the rnhA gene encoding ribonuclease HI, whose translation MNQVVIYTDGACKGNPGPGGWGVLMRSGPTEKELFGGEPATTNNRMELTAVIQALSALKRPCAVTLYVDSQYVLKGITEWLPGWKAKGWRTAGKTPVKNVELWQQLDDLVQHSGHAIDWRWVRGHNGDPGNERADVLANRGVEMARAPGRAVNRT comes from the coding sequence TTGAACCAGGTTGTGATCTACACCGACGGCGCCTGCAAGGGCAACCCCGGTCCCGGCGGCTGGGGCGTGCTGATGCGCTCCGGCCCTACCGAAAAAGAGCTGTTCGGCGGCGAGCCCGCGACCACCAACAACCGCATGGAGCTGACGGCCGTGATCCAGGCGCTGTCGGCGCTGAAGCGGCCCTGCGCGGTGACGCTGTACGTGGACAGCCAGTACGTGCTCAAGGGCATCACCGAGTGGCTGCCGGGCTGGAAGGCCAAGGGCTGGCGCACGGCCGGCAAGACGCCGGTCAAGAACGTCGAGCTGTGGCAGCAGCTCGACGACCTGGTCCAGCACAGCGGCCACGCCATTGACTGGCGCTGGGTGCGCGGGCACAACGGCGACCCCGGCAACGAGCGCGCCGACGTGCTGGCCAACCGGGGGGTCGAGATGGCCCGGGCGCCGGGCCGGGCTGTAAACCGCACGTAA
- a CDS encoding class I SAM-dependent methyltransferase, with amino-acid sequence MSDAIIGMHEWFETPPGRYVLAWERAEFDRAVSDIFGYHALQLGLPELDTLATNRMPHKWLGLRDLRPLDDGTRRPALLADYAALPFEANSLDLVVLPHSLELNLDPHATLREVERVLVPEGKVVISCLNPASLWGWRQRRAHLYRRLGFGQLYLPDAGEFIGYRRLRDWLRLLSFEVETGSFGCYRPALSTERWLQRFDWMDPAGERWWPILGAVYFVVATKRVRGMKLVGRLWKPAKSIATAPVPLANRRPQPEMQQEIS; translated from the coding sequence ATGAGCGATGCGATTATAGGAATGCACGAATGGTTCGAGACCCCCCCGGGCCGCTACGTGCTGGCCTGGGAGCGGGCCGAATTCGATCGCGCCGTCAGCGACATCTTCGGCTACCACGCGCTGCAGCTCGGACTGCCGGAGCTGGACACCCTGGCCACCAACCGCATGCCCCACAAGTGGCTCGGACTGCGCGACCTGCGCCCGCTGGACGACGGCACGCGCCGCCCGGCCTTGCTGGCCGACTATGCCGCGCTGCCGTTCGAGGCCAACAGCCTGGACCTGGTGGTGCTGCCGCACTCGCTGGAACTGAACCTGGATCCGCACGCTACCTTGCGCGAGGTCGAACGGGTGCTGGTGCCCGAGGGCAAGGTCGTGATTTCGTGCCTGAATCCGGCCAGCCTGTGGGGCTGGCGCCAACGCCGCGCGCACTTGTACCGGCGCCTGGGCTTCGGCCAGCTGTACCTGCCCGATGCCGGCGAGTTCATCGGCTACCGGCGGCTGCGCGACTGGCTGCGGCTGCTCAGCTTCGAGGTCGAGACCGGCAGCTTCGGCTGCTACCGGCCGGCGCTCAGCACCGAGCGCTGGCTGCAACGATTCGACTGGATGGACCCGGCCGGCGAGCGCTGGTGGCCCATCTTGGGCGCCGTCTATTTCGTGGTCGCCACCAAGCGGGTGCGCGGCATGAAGCTGGTGGGGCGCCTGTGGAAGCCGGCCAAGTCCATCGCCACCGCACCCGTGCCGCTGGCCAACCGGCGGCCCCAACCCGAAATGCAGCAGGAGATTTCTTGA
- the gloB gene encoding hydroxyacylglutathione hydrolase, producing the protein MKLVPLPAFQDNYLWVLHDGHRALVVDPGDAPPVLDFLARTGLLLEAILVTHHHADHIGGLAQVRDATGAAVYGPAREPIPGPLQRLSHGDAVTVLGLRFQVLDVPGHTAGHIAYFSEQDADGPLLFCGDTLFSGGCGRLFEGTPAQMLASLDALAALPDATRVCCAHEYTLSNLRFARAVEPGNVALAAYQRHCEDLRARGEPTLPSTIGEEKRINPFLRSRQPAVAAAAQSFNGARAEDEVAVFAAIRQWKNEFR; encoded by the coding sequence ATGAAGTTGGTTCCTCTGCCCGCCTTCCAGGACAACTACCTCTGGGTGTTGCACGACGGACATCGGGCGCTGGTGGTTGACCCGGGCGACGCGCCTCCGGTGCTCGACTTCCTCGCGCGAACCGGCCTGCTGCTCGAGGCGATTCTAGTCACGCACCACCACGCCGACCACATCGGCGGGCTGGCGCAGGTGCGCGATGCGACCGGCGCGGCGGTTTACGGGCCGGCGCGGGAACCCATCCCCGGTCCGCTGCAGCGCCTGTCGCACGGCGATGCGGTCACGGTGCTGGGCCTGCGCTTCCAGGTGCTCGACGTGCCCGGCCACACCGCGGGCCACATCGCCTACTTCAGCGAGCAGGACGCCGACGGCCCGCTGCTGTTCTGCGGCGACACCCTGTTCTCCGGCGGCTGCGGCCGCCTGTTCGAGGGCACGCCGGCGCAGATGCTGGCGTCGCTCGACGCGCTGGCCGCGTTGCCCGATGCCACGCGGGTGTGCTGCGCGCACGAGTACACGCTGTCCAACCTTCGCTTCGCGCGTGCGGTGGAGCCCGGCAACGTGGCGCTGGCCGCGTACCAGCGCCACTGCGAGGACCTGCGCGCCCGCGGCGAGCCGACGCTGCCTTCCACCATCGGCGAGGAAAAACGCATCAATCCCTTCCTGCGCAGCCGCCAGCCCGCCGTCGCCGCGGCCGCGCAGTCCTTCAATGGCGCCCGCGCCGAGGATGAAGTGGCCGTGTTCGCCGCCATCCGCCAGTGGAAGAACGAATTCAGATGA
- a CDS encoding transglycosylase SLT domain-containing protein, translating to MRSLLQAAGLAITLWLAGCASTPGTDAPSSSWPAGAGEVPTSAARAPAGPPVLPSGPLSPITPAHASPRSVAALQPPADLWERIRGGFAMSDLDSDLVRHHEQWYASRPDYMQRMTDRSRKYLFHIVEELERRGMPSELALLPFIESAFNPQAVSSARAAGMWQFMPATGRDYDLKQNFFRDDRRNVLASTRAALDYLQRLYGMFGDWHLALAAYNWGEGSVGRAIAANERRGLGRRYTDLKMPAETRNYVPKLLAVKNIISDPDKFRTELPVIENHPYFDVVTVQRDIDIELAAKLADVELADFKALNPQLNRPVILAAGTPQILLPWDNAKVFARNLAEYSEGRFASWTAWTVPGTMSVAEAARRVGMSESELRSVNTIPPRMLIKGGSVLVVPRPPSKQDDVASHLADNGQLALAPEVTLHRRVVKAGKRDSVASIARRFRVTAAQVADWNDVAAGASFKAGQSVVVYVPVRAKATASKGGSRSVKQVSARKKAVVKKRRR from the coding sequence ATGAGATCCCTGCTGCAGGCCGCCGGCCTGGCGATCACGCTGTGGCTGGCCGGCTGCGCAAGCACGCCGGGCACCGACGCACCCTCCTCCTCGTGGCCGGCCGGCGCCGGCGAAGTCCCAACCAGTGCCGCCCGGGCCCCCGCCGGTCCGCCGGTGCTGCCCAGCGGACCGCTCAGTCCGATCACCCCGGCGCACGCCAGCCCACGCAGCGTCGCCGCGCTGCAGCCGCCGGCCGACCTGTGGGAGCGCATCCGCGGCGGCTTCGCCATGTCCGACCTCGATTCGGACCTGGTGCGCCACCACGAGCAGTGGTACGCCAGCCGGCCCGACTACATGCAGCGCATGACCGACCGCTCGCGCAAGTACCTGTTCCACATCGTCGAGGAACTGGAGCGCCGCGGCATGCCCAGCGAGCTGGCGCTGCTGCCCTTCATCGAGAGCGCCTTCAACCCGCAGGCCGTGTCCAGCGCGCGTGCCGCCGGCATGTGGCAGTTCATGCCCGCGACCGGCCGCGACTACGACCTGAAGCAGAACTTCTTCCGCGACGACCGGCGCAACGTGCTGGCCTCCACCCGCGCCGCCCTGGACTACCTGCAGCGGCTGTATGGGATGTTCGGCGACTGGCACCTGGCGCTGGCCGCCTACAACTGGGGCGAAGGCAGCGTCGGCCGCGCCATCGCCGCCAACGAACGGCGCGGGCTGGGCCGCCGCTACACCGACCTGAAGATGCCGGCCGAGACGCGCAACTACGTGCCCAAGCTGCTGGCGGTCAAGAACATCATTTCCGATCCGGACAAGTTCCGCACCGAGCTGCCGGTGATCGAGAACCACCCGTACTTCGACGTCGTCACCGTCCAGCGGGACATCGACATCGAGCTGGCGGCCAAGCTGGCCGACGTCGAGCTGGCCGACTTCAAGGCGCTCAACCCGCAGCTCAACCGGCCGGTGATCCTGGCCGCGGGCACGCCGCAGATTCTGCTGCCCTGGGACAACGCCAAGGTCTTCGCCCGCAACCTGGCCGAGTACAGCGAAGGCCGGTTCGCGAGCTGGACCGCCTGGACCGTGCCCGGCACCATGAGCGTGGCCGAGGCCGCGCGGCGCGTGGGCATGAGCGAATCCGAACTGCGCAGCGTCAACACCATTCCGCCCCGCATGCTGATCAAGGGCGGCTCGGTGCTGGTCGTGCCGCGTCCGCCCAGCAAGCAGGACGACGTGGCCAGCCACCTGGCCGACAACGGCCAGCTCGCGCTGGCGCCGGAAGTCACCCTGCACCGGCGGGTGGTCAAGGCCGGCAAGCGCGACTCGGTCGCCAGCATCGCGCGGCGCTTCCGCGTCACGGCGGCCCAGGTCGCCGACTGGAACGACGTCGCGGCCGGCGCCAGTTTCAAGGCGGGGCAGAGCGTCGTGGTCTACGTGCCGGTGCGCGCCAAGGCCACGGCCAGCAAGGGCGGCAGCCGCTCGGTCAAGCAGGTCAGTGCCCGCAAGAAGGCGGTCGTCAAGAAGCGCCGGCGCTGA
- a CDS encoding dTDP-4-dehydrorhamnose 3,5-epimerase family protein, translating into MLFTETRLPGAFLIDIEPRADNRGFFARAFCQREFEAHGLKPAIAQANIAFNTRRGTLRGMHFQFPPYAETKVVRATRGAILDIIVDLRPESPTYLRSIAVELTADNHRALYVPERFAHGYQTLEDGTETSYQVGEFYAPGVESGLSPFDPALRLEWPLPVTEMSAKDRGWAALDEVGETLRQRMAVS; encoded by the coding sequence ATGCTGTTTACCGAAACCAGACTCCCCGGCGCCTTCCTCATCGACATCGAACCGCGCGCGGACAACCGGGGGTTCTTCGCCCGGGCCTTCTGTCAGCGGGAGTTCGAGGCGCATGGGCTCAAGCCGGCGATCGCTCAGGCCAACATTGCGTTCAACACCCGGCGAGGGACGTTGCGCGGCATGCATTTCCAGTTTCCGCCTTACGCCGAGACCAAGGTGGTCCGCGCCACCCGCGGCGCGATCCTCGACATCATTGTCGACCTGCGGCCGGAGAGCCCCACCTACCTGCGCTCCATCGCCGTCGAGCTCACCGCGGACAACCACCGGGCGCTCTACGTGCCTGAGCGGTTCGCGCACGGCTACCAGACCCTGGAAGACGGCACCGAGACGAGCTACCAGGTCGGCGAGTTCTATGCCCCGGGCGTCGAAAGCGGGCTGTCGCCCTTCGATCCGGCACTCAGGCTCGAATGGCCCCTGCCGGTGACCGAGATGTCCGCGAAGGACCGGGGGTGGGCCGCGCTCGATGAGGTCGGGGAAACGCTGCGCCAGCGCATGGCCGTTTCGTGA
- a CDS encoding NAD(P)H-dependent oxidoreductase: MIIVDNALRRLAALDTPIRVGMVGAGFMAQGLTNQIEHSVPGMRMAAIYNRRPERARHCYEYAGRTPVVAGSQAAFDAAVEARQAVVAEDPLFITRSPHIDIVVDTTGSVEFGSHVILDAFRHGKSVVLMNAEVDATVGPILRVYAKKHGQILSACDGDEPGVQMNLVRWVRGLGLQPRLVGNVKGLQDPYRNPTTQQGWAERWGQNAAMVTSFADGSKISFEQAIVANATGFGVLQRGMSRGVKYDGSIMDIARLYDVEQLRAMGGAVDYTVGPSLIKVFVLAEHEDPKQRHYLNLYKMGEGPLYPFWTPYHLVHFECPNAIARVHLFQDELAPPLGGPVVEVCSVAKRDLKAGETLDEYGMYMTYGEAANAREMCANRFLPEGLVQGCRLQRDIGRDQVITYDDVELPPGRLADQLRAEQYSHFLGETWLAELLQERQALAAA, from the coding sequence ATGATCATCGTCGACAACGCACTCCGGAGACTGGCGGCGCTGGACACGCCGATCCGCGTGGGCATGGTGGGCGCGGGCTTCATGGCCCAGGGCCTGACCAACCAGATCGAGCACAGCGTGCCGGGCATGCGCATGGCCGCCATCTACAACCGCAGGCCCGAGCGCGCCAGGCACTGCTACGAGTACGCGGGCCGCACGCCGGTCGTGGCAGGCAGCCAGGCGGCCTTCGACGCCGCCGTCGAGGCGCGCCAGGCGGTGGTCGCGGAAGACCCGCTCTTCATCACCCGCTCGCCGCACATCGACATCGTGGTGGACACGACCGGCTCGGTCGAGTTCGGCTCGCACGTCATCCTGGATGCCTTCCGGCACGGCAAGTCCGTGGTGCTGATGAATGCCGAGGTCGATGCGACCGTGGGCCCGATCCTGCGCGTGTACGCGAAGAAGCACGGCCAGATCCTGTCGGCCTGCGATGGCGACGAGCCCGGGGTCCAGATGAACCTGGTGCGCTGGGTGCGCGGGCTCGGGCTCCAGCCGCGGCTGGTGGGCAACGTCAAGGGCCTGCAGGACCCCTACCGCAACCCCACCACCCAGCAGGGCTGGGCCGAGCGCTGGGGCCAGAACGCGGCCATGGTGACCTCCTTCGCCGACGGCTCGAAGATCAGCTTCGAGCAGGCCATCGTGGCCAATGCCACCGGCTTCGGCGTGCTGCAGCGGGGCATGTCGCGCGGCGTGAAGTACGACGGCAGCATCATGGACATCGCCAGGCTGTACGACGTCGAGCAGCTGCGCGCCATGGGCGGCGCGGTCGACTACACGGTGGGCCCCAGCCTCATCAAGGTCTTCGTGCTCGCCGAGCACGAAGACCCCAAGCAGCGGCACTACCTCAACCTCTACAAGATGGGCGAAGGGCCGCTCTACCCGTTCTGGACGCCCTACCATCTGGTCCATTTCGAATGTCCCAACGCGATCGCGCGCGTCCACCTGTTCCAGGACGAGCTCGCGCCGCCGCTCGGCGGACCGGTGGTGGAAGTCTGCTCGGTGGCCAAGCGCGACCTGAAGGCGGGGGAAACGCTCGACGAGTACGGCATGTACATGACGTACGGCGAGGCCGCCAACGCGCGGGAGATGTGCGCCAACCGTTTCCTGCCCGAAGGCCTGGTGCAGGGCTGCCGCCTCCAGCGTGACATCGGCCGCGACCAGGTGATCACCTACGACGACGTCGAACTGCCCCCCGGCCGGCTGGCCGACCAGCTGCGCGCCGAGCAGTACTCGCACTTCCTCGGCGAGACCTGGCTGGCCGAACTGCTGCAGGAGCGGCAGGCGCTTGCTGCGGCCTGA